One stretch of Armigeres subalbatus isolate Guangzhou_Male chromosome 2, GZ_Asu_2, whole genome shotgun sequence DNA includes these proteins:
- the LOC134211282 gene encoding cuticle protein 19-like, translating into MFKATVFTICCLAAATSAQYWGGNWGGEGSYAGEHKDYHSYPKYKYEYGVKDYHTGDHKSQWEQRDGDVVKGGYTLDEADGTKRVVEYHSDKHNGLTAHVKRIGHAHHPQVYGHHGGHNHGYGHSGHSYSNLNQYHY; encoded by the exons ATGTTCAAA GCTACTGTTTTCACTATTTGCTGCCTAGCGGCTGCTACATCTGCTCAGTACTGGGGAGGTAATTGGGGTGGCGAGGGTAGCTATGCAGGAGAACATAAGGATTACCACTCGTATCCAAAGTACAAATACGAATATGGAGTAAAGGATTACCACACCGGAGATCACAAGAGTCAATGGGAGCAGCGTGATGGAGATGTAGTCAAGGGTGGCTATACTCTGGATGAGGCAGATGGTACCAAGCGTGTGGTTGAATACCATTCCGACAAGCACAATGGGCTGACGGCTCACGTCAAGCGAATTGGCCACGCCCACCATCCTCAAGTTTACGGACATCATGGTGGTCACAACCACGGATATGGTCATTCCGGGCATAGTTATAGTAACTTGAACCAATATCATTACTAA
- the LOC134211287 gene encoding cuticle protein 19-like codes for MFKLAVVAMLLVVTVTAEWHGEGTVGEGLGSYGGGQQEDHKDHYAYPKYKYEYGVKDHHTGDHKSQWEVRDGDVVKGGYTLHEADGTERVVEYSSDKHNGFQAVVKKVGHAQHPQAHGHH; via the exons ATGTTCAAG TTGGCAGTTGTTGCAATGCTACTGGTGGTAACAGTAACCGCTGAGTGGCACGGAGAAGGTACTGTTGGCGAGGGCCTCGGGAGTTATGGTGGTGGGCAGCAGGAGGATCACAAGGATCACTACGCCTATCCCAAGTACAAGTACGAGTACGGCGTCAAGGATCATCACACCGGAGATCACAAAAGCCAGTGGGAGGTCCGCGATGGTGATGTTGTCAAGGGCGGTTACACTCTGCATGAAGCTGACGGCACTGAGCGTGTGGTTGAATATTCATCCGATAAGCACAACGGCTTTCAGGCTGTCGTGAAAAAAGTTGGTCACGCCCAACACCCGCAGGCCCACGGACACCACTGA